Genomic segment of Caldalkalibacillus uzonensis:
CTTTGTGCCTCTTTTAGCGCTTGCCGTCCCTCCTCTGTTCCGATTTTTCCCAAGGCCCAAGCTGCTGTGCCCCGAATGGCTGGCCGGGGATCATTGTGCAAGAGGTCAATCAATTCAGGGACAGCTGTTTCGTCTTTAAAATTACCTAAAGCGATAATGGCATTGCGTTGCAAAGGTTTTTTCCCCCGCCAGGCAGAAGCAGTGGGGCCAAACGTTTTCCGGAATTCCCGTTTGCTCATGTAGAGCATTGGTTTTAACAAGGGCTTGACGACCTGTGGATCAGGTTCCATTTCTGGATGATGGGTAAAGTTCTTTTTGCGGTTATGGGGACAAACCGTCTGGCAGGTGTCACAGCCGTACAGCCGGTTACCTATTTTTTCCCGGTAAGGGAGCGGCACGAAATTTTTAACCTGGGTCAAATAGGCAATACATTTGTTGGAGTCCAGCTGCCCTCCCTGGACCAGGGCCCCTGTTGGGCAGGCTTCAATACATTTGTTACAGGTGCCGCAAGACTCAGTCACCGGCTGGTCCGGCTCAAAAGGAATGGAAGTGAGCATTTCACCCAAATACACCCAGGAACCGAATTCTTTGGTAATAATGGCTGTATTTTTCCCACTCCAGCCTATACCTGCCCGTTCAGCCACTGCCCGGTCAGATAAAGCACCGGTATCCACCATTGATTCACAGTGAGCATCTGGCACTCTGCTCTTGATAAAGGATTCCAGTTTTTGTAGTTTATCACGCAAAATATGGTGATAATCCAGCCCCCATGACGCCCGGCACAAAATCCCCCTGTAAGCGCCTTGCTTGGAACGGGGGGGATGCTTCAGGCGAGAGGGATACGCCAGAGCGATGGCAATGATTGATTGTGCTTCAGGCAAAATCTTGGTAGGGGTGGTACGCTTCTCAATGTCCGGTTCCTCAAAGCCGGACTCATAGCCCAATTCCCGGTGACGTATCAAGCGCTGCTTCAATTCGGCAAAGGGGTCAGCCGCAGCAAAACCAATTTTATCAATGCCGATCGAGCGGCTGTAATCGATGATCTCTTGCTTTAATTGTCTCAGGTCGAGATTCTGGTCTGTTTGAGCCAGCCCCATGGCGCTCCCTCCTTTCTTGGGATGGATGTGTTGCTTAGGATGCTATTTTGGAATAGCCTTCACAGCCAACTCATCACAGCGGTTATTCCACTTGTTGTCAGCATGTCCTTTCACTTTGTAAAAGGTGACCTCATGTTTACGTGTCAATTGGAGCAAGGCTTGCCACAGTTCTTTGTTAGCCACCGGCTGTCCGGAGCTGTTTTTCCAGCCATTTTTCTCCCAGTTGCAATACCATTTTTGTTGAAAGCCGTTAACCATGTAGGCAGAATCACTATATAGTTTTACCTTACACGGTTCTTTGAGGGCTTTCAACCCCTCAATCGCCGCTGTTAATTCCATTCTTTGGTTGGTTGTGTATTCGCTTCCACCTGTCAATTCTTTCACATGCTGGCCATACATCAGCACAGCTGCCCATCCCCCCGGGCCAGGGTTTCCTGAACAGGCTCCATCGGTATAAATGGTTACTTCTTTCATGTCTAGTCGACTCCTTTTTTTTCAAGATAACCCCTTTAAGTGTAAAGTTCAAGCAAGAAAAAAGACCAGCGGCTTTTGCCGCAGGCCTTCTGTTTTAGCTTAATGTTTTTCCACCAATTCTGCAACAGGGACCTCACGCTCATGTTCAGGATTGTCATAAGGGTAAATACGGGCTGTTCCCCGCTCTTCATCCACCCGCTGGATCCAGATCGGTTCCCCCTGGTGCAAAACAACAATTTCATCAGTAGACTCAACAATTTGTTTGGCACGTCCGACGTTCATATTTGCAACCTCCTCTATACACCTATTTACAGTATTGATCAGCCCGTCTAAATTATTCACCATCACTTTAAAATGTGGAGGAGGTAAGCTATACTTTGATTAAAACGTTGGGAAAAACTGTGGTATCAGAGGTGAAAAAGGTGGAATTGCATCTTGATGAAACGATTCTATCCAAACTTCCGCATATACAAATCGGCCTGATTCGTTACCAAGGGGCAACCGTGTCTGAATCCCCCAAAATGCTAAAGGGGCGCATTGAGTTGTTCCTGGAACAGTTGAAGACAGAATATGAACCGCAAGAAATAGGCAACATCCCTCAAATCGGTTATTTTCGCCAATGCTTTAAAGCGTTGGGAATCTCCCCCTCAAAATACCGTCCCAGTTCAGAAGCTTTATTAAGAAGGGTGTTGCAGGGCAAGCCTTTTCCGTTTATTCATTCCGCTGCTGATGTGAACAATTTTGTCTCACTGTACCATCTTATGCCTTGCGGGCTGTATGACGCCGATCAGCTGTCTGGAGAAAGACTGGTTATGCGCTTGGGCAGACCTGGGGAAGCGTATATCTCCTTGGCTGGTAAAGAAACGTCTGCTGAAGGCAAATGGATTACAGCAGATAACGCAGGACCTTTTGGCAGCCCAATCATTGACGCGGACCGCACGAAAACATCGTTGAACTCCACCCATATGTTGCATATTCTCTACCTTCCCGATCCGCTTAAGGATGGTCAGGACGCCCACTCCCTGCTGCAGTCTGTAGCAGATCTGTTTATTCAAATGAACGGGGGAGAGGTATTGGACTTGAAAGTCATGAAGCAGTCTAGTGCTTAAACACATGCAAGGATATGACTGGCGGACAAGGCTACTCAGTGGTGGATTCAACATTTTCCCCATACTCCATGAGAAACACATCCACTTTATCACTGTCATGGCCCGTATGGGTATAGCCGAAAATCTGTTCATCATAGCCATTAATGATCACATCTAAATCATGTATGACACGATGGGCGTATAGGAGCGCCTCAACATCTTTCTCGTGGACAGCATAAGCAACCAGGCGGGCCATGTTCTCAAAATCTTGTTGCAGCACGCCTGCAGACATTTCGCTCAACTGCTCCAGTTCCTCAATGTCAGCCTGAAAGGATACGTTATCCCAATTGTCGGGATGATTAAAGCGCTGATATTCTCCCCAGCCAACCAATTGGTTATAGCGCTGATGGAGCTGGGCAATTCGATCACGCGTTTCTCCTGTCACATACAGCTGTCCTTCCTCGTCTCTGTACGATTGCCCGTCATCTACAATCTCCACCTGACTGACCCGTTCTGCCGGGGGCCCAGACAGCCACAACATCACACTGACAAGCCCCATTCCACTGCCGGTCAACACGATCAGGCCCCACAACAATACCTTTTTGCCCAGCTTAATCCTCAATTTGACGGCCCTCCCCCTAACCCTTTCTATCACTTCCTAAGATAAAGGTAACATTCTCCATCTTGCCCAATCAAGCGGTCTGCTCTCTTAAACGAACAGCCTCCCGACTTAGGAGGCTGAAGTTTAGGGGGTTGGAGGCCAATGCTTGGAATGAGTTTGGGATGACAGCCCACGCATAGCTGTTTTTTTACGCCGCCTGCGTTGATACACAAACAACACCAGTAAGGCCAAGAAGGGGATGTACCACCAGCGGGCCACAACTGAGACGATATGCTCTCCCGTACCATGGGCGACCAAGTCTTCGACTGCGACTAGCACATTGTCTTCAGTAGCGATGCTTTGGGTGCTTACCGATGCCTTAGAATCCACTGCCATTTCTGTATCTGATGACAACTCCCGTGAATGCATGTAGTGAACAGGCACTTTCATTATAGTGTGATCTTCTGTTTCGACAACCAGATGGCCAGCCAACATGTTTTTAATAAATGGAGGAGTAACATGGGTTAATTCCAGGCGTTCATCCCACTGAAACTTTCCATCAGCTGCTTTGGGCATGGTGACATACACATCCTCTGCCAACTGAAACACATGCTCTTGCCCATACAATGTTTCAGTAACATAGTCGCCTTCGTTCCACACTTTCACGGTTTGATAATGTTCAAAGCCGTAGTCCAGGAGAGCGGCAGCTTCCTGCCACAGGTTTTGCCGGTGAGTGGCTTTCAACAAAACAACGATCAATTCGGTCCCATCTCTTTCAGCTGAGGCGACAAAGGTTTGTCCAGCAGCACTGGTATACCCGGTTTTAATGCCTGTTGTCCCT
This window contains:
- the rnhA gene encoding ribonuclease HI; amino-acid sequence: MKEVTIYTDGACSGNPGPGGWAAVLMYGQHVKELTGGSEYTTNQRMELTAAIEGLKALKEPCKVKLYSDSAYMVNGFQQKWYCNWEKNGWKNSSGQPVANKELWQALLQLTRKHEVTFYKVKGHADNKWNNRCDELAVKAIPK
- a CDS encoding D-alanyl-D-alanine carboxypeptidase family protein, whose translation is MTDRSVSQYDIVRLLIIGLIISGLLFYPAVPQAQELDHHPFTAEGIVLMDAKTGQVLYSKNAEQPFYPASITKIMTAILALESGRLDEMVVTSELARHAIGNRIYLAEGEEKPLIDLVYGIMLNSGNDAAIAIAEHLGGSVEGFAEMMNAKAKEIGALETHFVNPHGLHDDDHYTTAMDMAKIAQYALQNPLFREIVTTKTMPWFGEEWHSNLVNTNRLLWDYEGTTGIKTGYTSAAGQTFVASAERDGTELIVVLLKATHRQNLWQEAAALLDYGFEHYQTVKVWNEGDYVTETLYGQEHVFQLAEDVYVTMPKAADGKFQWDERLELTHVTPPFIKNMLAGHLVVETEDHTIMKVPVHYMHSRELSSDTEMAVDSKASVSTQSIATEDNVLVAVEDLVAHGTGEHIVSVVARWWYIPFLALLVLFVYQRRRRKKTAMRGLSSQTHSKHWPPTP
- a CDS encoding H-type small acid-soluble spore protein, with protein sequence MNVGRAKQIVESTDEIVVLHQGEPIWIQRVDEERGTARIYPYDNPEHEREVPVAELVEKH
- the queG gene encoding tRNA epoxyqueuosine(34) reductase QueG — its product is MGLAQTDQNLDLRQLKQEIIDYSRSIGIDKIGFAAADPFAELKQRLIRHRELGYESGFEEPDIEKRTTPTKILPEAQSIIAIALAYPSRLKHPPRSKQGAYRGILCRASWGLDYHHILRDKLQKLESFIKSRVPDAHCESMVDTGALSDRAVAERAGIGWSGKNTAIITKEFGSWVYLGEMLTSIPFEPDQPVTESCGTCNKCIEACPTGALVQGGQLDSNKCIAYLTQVKNFVPLPYREKIGNRLYGCDTCQTVCPHNRKKNFTHHPEMEPDPQVVKPLLKPMLYMSKREFRKTFGPTASAWRGKKPLQRNAIIALGNFKDETAVPELIDLLHNDPRPAIRGTAAWALGKIGTEEGRQALKEAQRLEADQDVLAEVEHALNMFNH
- a CDS encoding B3/B4 domain-containing protein, giving the protein MIKTLGKTVVSEVKKVELHLDETILSKLPHIQIGLIRYQGATVSESPKMLKGRIELFLEQLKTEYEPQEIGNIPQIGYFRQCFKALGISPSKYRPSSEALLRRVLQGKPFPFIHSAADVNNFVSLYHLMPCGLYDADQLSGERLVMRLGRPGEAYISLAGKETSAEGKWITADNAGPFGSPIIDADRTKTSLNSTHMLHILYLPDPLKDGQDAHSLLQSVADLFIQMNGGEVLDLKVMKQSSA